A single genomic interval of Halostella salina harbors:
- a CDS encoding helix-turn-helix domain-containing protein: protein MSRPDAAAGGVDRERERLNVVTQETRFALLQDVLGHPEGLPTLRELDYVNPSKSDSTIRGHLSALQEVGVVERVELPPERRSRDRPHVFYGLTDDGREFLDRHGLLRAEETLEATYAAVEKTDEIARYEAAPRPER from the coding sequence CGGCGGGGTCGACCGGGAGCGCGAGCGCCTGAACGTCGTCACGCAGGAGACGCGCTTCGCTCTCCTGCAGGACGTGCTCGGCCATCCCGAGGGGCTGCCGACCCTGCGGGAACTCGACTACGTCAACCCGAGCAAGAGCGACTCGACCATCCGCGGGCACCTGTCGGCGCTGCAGGAGGTCGGCGTCGTCGAGCGCGTCGAACTCCCGCCCGAGCGCCGGAGCCGGGACCGGCCCCACGTGTTCTACGGGCTCACCGACGACGGCCGCGAGTTCCTCGACCGCCACGGCCTGCTCCGGGCCGAGGAGACGCTGGAAGCAACGTACGCCGCCGTCGAGAAGACCGACGAGATAGCGCGCTACGAGGCGGCACCGCGCCCGGAACGGTGA